gctgagagttttcaggcgggttcgaaaaaccaatcagattctagctatcatttatttagtacattctacaaaatgatagctagaatctgattggttgctataggcaacatctccacttttaaacccGCCataaaaactctcagcttgatacattcacccctcAGTGTTGCTGATCCAGTCACACCAATGTTCGTTTGTGGGTCATTGGGTAGTCTGAGTATAGAAAGTGTTCACTAGATAGAATAGGCTAAGGGAGTTAAGAGGGTGGTTTGAGAATTTTATAAGATGCATGAAGAGTTTTcagggaatgcttgaaggtttgtagatgAAGGGAAAATCTTGTAGtatgagggagggaatttcagATTGGATGCACACTGAGAAAATTCCTGTAACAGGATTGGAAGGAGGTAATGAGTATAGATGAGGGGAGCAGAACTTGGGCAACAGGAAACcaaatgtagggactgacagtgAAGCTGTAGTAGAACGCCCGGTGAGGATAATTAATCTAATCACTTCATTAAAAATAGATTGTACTGGTGCAAATCTAGTTAGGGTAAACAAGTAAgatgggaattgcaatagtcaatgcgggagatcaTATGTGCATGAATTAAATGTCAACTCAATAAGTATCAGTTTCGAACCTGTGAATGTGGGTATGCACAGAGGACATTTGCTCACAAACCATTTTCTTGAAGGCAACATTATGACTTCTATCTTGTGTGCCTTCTTTGATGTAAGACAAGGTTTCCTTTAGTAGTAAaagatttcccacattcagagcaagaatatggtttctctcctgtatgacttCTATGATGTACAACAAGGTCTGAGTTCTtaacaaaacattttccacactgagggcaagaatatggtttatctcctgtgtgacttctctgatgtatACCAAGATTTCCTTTagtagtaaaacatttcccacattcagagcaaggaaATGGTCTTTCTCCTGTGTGGACTATCTGATGTTTGGCAAGATTTTTGTTACTAACAAAGCATTTTGAACACTTGGCGCaagaaaatggtttctctcctgtgtgagttctctgatgtacaaTAAGGTCTGAGCTactgataaaacatttcccacattcagaacaagaatatggtttctctccagagtgaatcctctgatgtacaacaaggtGTGCCTTCGTGATACAAGATTTTCCACATTCAGTGCATACATTCattttctcccctgtgtgaattctcttatGTATAGTAAGTTCTGATTTCCTAGCAAAACATTTTACACACTCGTGGCAAGAAAAGGGTTTATCTCCTGTGTGACTTATCTGATGTATAACAAGATTTCCATTAGTCGTAAAAGATTTCCCACATCCAGAGCAAGTAAATGGTTTCTCTTCTGTGTGGCTTACATGATGTTTGGCAAGACTTGTCTTACtaacaaaacattttccacactccgAGCAAGAAAagggtctctctcctgtgtgactTTTCTGATGTACAACCAGTTCTGATTTACTGGTAAAACATCTcctacattcagagcaagaatatggttttacTCCAGAGTGACTTCTCAGATGTACAACAAGAAGTGACTTTGTTACAAAACATTTTCCATACTCAGTGCCCACATGCAATTTCTCTTCTGTATGATttctctgatgtataacaagTTCTGAGTTACTagcaaaatatttcccacactcaAGGCAGGAATATGGTTTATGTCCTGTGTGAAATCTGTAGTGTCTATCAAGTGACTGGTTAGAGTAAAATCCCTTCCCACATACAgtgcaagaatatggtttctcaccagtgtgaATTCTCTTATGTATAATAAGATAAGAGCTACTGGTAAATGATTTTCCACATTCAgcacaagaatatggtttctctcctctATGACTTCTCTGATGGTAGATACAACCATTGTTACTggcaaaacattttccacattgagagcaagaatatggtttagCTCCTAAGTTAATTCTCTGATGACAGACTAGACCTGTGTTActgctaaaacatttcccacattcagagcaagaatatggtttctcacctgtgtgacttctctgatgcaCTACAAATTGTGAGTTACTGAAAAAACGTATCCCACACTCAGCACATGAATAGGGTTTGTCTTTTTTGTGTCTTCTCTGATGAGTAGCAAGACCCGAGCTAAAGGTAAAATGTTTCCCACAAtctgagcaagaatatggtttctcccctgtgtggaTTCTATGATGTCTAACAAGATCTGAGTAACGATTAAAATATTTACCACATACAGAGCAAAACTGTGATTTCTTCCCTGTATGAATCCTTTGCTGTGCAACCAGAACTGAGGTATCGGTAAAACATTTCTCATACTCAGAGGTAGAAGGTAGTTTTTCTGCTGCGTCTAATGTCTGATGTCTGTCTTCGCATGAGACTGCGTCCTTCTTAAAATGACTAGATGTATGCTGTATATAACCTGTGGTGTCAGTACCTGTGAAGGTTCCTCCTGCACATGAGACGGAATCCATCTTCCTATAAATAGCTGGATGTTCAGTTGCAGAATCAAGTGGAAAATCTGTTGGAAAAAAAGTATTGTGGATAGATATCTAAAATGTTATTCGATCTTCACAGATTGGCATGTATGGCAATATTAAAACCATGTCTTACCCAATGTGAgactctggtgattctccatcatcgcGTCCTTGTACACACCcctgtgtccttctaaatacctccactcctccatggagacatagacagtgacatcctcacaccttataggaacctgacacacacaatgatacagtcatcatccAGAAACATcacctggtgttactgtataatgccccattcccagcagtcacctctccagtcagcagctgaatgatcttgttggtgagttctagaatcctcagGTCATTGTCTctgtcatgtatcagtgagtgaggtggaggcaccgtgatggggctctgggtcctgctcaatcctcctgacacacggGGACGGCTGCTGGGTGTCTCACTATCACCAGATGTCTTCTTCTCTGCTGTGTACTCCTGTGTACAGAGATAGAGACATACATATTGTGCAAAAAAACCTATAGCTCTGCTGCATTAAGTTGGTCTATGCCCTGCAACTTTTTGATCCTCTCTAGGGACCTGTAATGGACCGTTCACCTGATTCACAATTCTTGGACATATAGAGAAACTCTTCTAAGGGCCATCAATCAGAGAAAATGCCCTGTATGATACATGATTGGCATTTCGTAGTATCAAGATGGAAAACTATAGATGATTTAAAACAGGAAAGCACAGTGGATGCAAAACGTGTTCGCATCACAGTACCCTTTGTAGGATCTTTACATGATAGTTTTCCAGCAATTTCTATATGTTCTAGAAtcctattaataattattttctttccatGCGTGCCCTTTTCTATGGTTAAGGTTGCCACAATATTTTGATATGTGAGAAACAGGAGAAAATGTTGTTATGTTGTTGTATGAAGCTCTATGTGTACAGATTTGTACACAGTTTGTATCTTTCTAGCACTCATCCTGCCATACGGTCAATTTTCATTCACATGACAAATAAAAGGCGTCAGTTTATCCGATTGCTCGCTCTACGATGATTTTCTAACAACAGCGGATGCATCTGTATTTACTTCATGGTACGATAGGTCCATGAGTGTAGAGTTTGCTCCTACTGCTTCATCTTCCTCCTACTGCTTCATCTTCCTCCTATTGCTTCATCTTCCTCCTACTGCTTCATCTTCCTCCTACTGCTTCATCTTCCTCCTACTGATTCATCTTCCTCCTACTGCTTCATCTTACGAGGGACTGGCTTATCTTCATAGTCCTCCACCGTCCATAAGGACACTTTTGGTTAGTGCAATGCTTTATTTCATGTTTGACCTGGTTAGGTCCCCAAGGTCTTCAATGGTCCACGGCTTTTCATGCCGTACTCCAACACACAGCGGTGTTATTGATGCGTTGTGAATGAAAAGGACACAGGGAGGGGCGTTGACAACATCACTGCCTGTTTGAATAAGATGAGCAGCAGCAAATCAAGACGGGATTGTTAAAGGCTTCGGGGATCCCAGCACATCCAAGGGAAGGAACACTGTGTattttatctcatacttgccaacttttccttgttggcttcagagagatcccgggggaggtgggtgtgtgggggcggggcttgactaattgtatcattttggccctgcccctaaacgatggtcacaattttggccaattagaGCGGGGTCGGGGCTAAGATGGCACGATAATTGCAGCATTaagccccaccacttatctattgcaagggcgagaaccaggaggttgccatgcccagagccgtaactagggtggtgcgggcggtgccatcgccccgagcgcaagcccaaagagggcgcagcagccgcccgctacctagctctgttggcagtgataaaaaaaagcctttgacttccgcagtggaacgcatgtgcgttccacagacagaaagttcggaatttgcgttccaaataccaaacttcctgtctgtggaacgcacatgcgttccactgcggaagtcataGGCACATCTTGAGTGATGCACCGCTGCTTCGTGTCTGCGCTCTCCTCCAAGTCTGCTGTTTGTCCCCTCCCGTCTATGCAGGTCCTCATTTGTAGGGTAAATAATCTCATTTTCATTCTCTCTGTCTCAGGAAATGATATACAATGTGCTGAGATATGGGTGTCGCTAGAATTCAATCTTAGCACCTCGAATGCTGCTGTGTTCGTAATCTAATAGCACAGCGTGCAATGTAAAGGATGTTCTGAGTCAGATACTGCACATAGCAGCTTTGCATTGGTTCAATAAAGCTATGGAAGAGGGTATGTAAATGTTGGTCTGATCAAACAAAAGTGTCTACTCACAGAATTAAAAGTATGCTAAAATTTGGTGTTCAGAGTAAAATCGATGTAAATAAGGAACATAGTCCAAGCAGAGTGATGAGGAGTCTGGCCTGGAATATACTGAAAATGTATTCCTGGAAATATTCACTTCAAATAAATTAGCAATATAGAAGAACTGTATCACTGCGAATGGTAAATACACTCTGGAGGACATCTGAGAAACACAAAACACCCAATGACCCCTGCAGAACCAGCTTTGGTTCTATCGGGTGCCTTGATTTGCGAAAGTGCCTAAATTTGCACTGCAAATGGTGGCTTTTGCGGAGGATCAGAAAGCGACACAGGCTCAGGGGAGAAGTTGGGTGGAGTCAGGACATGCTTTGCCAAGGGTAAATCTAGTTTTGCAGAAGAAGATTTCCTtttgtggagcagaggttttagaTAAACGGTTGgaggatctctctctctctctctctctctctctcgtttcacATACAAGGATAAggcatcacaattttttttcacaatatattaaagtcacttaatcattggacgatcgcagtgggcgggagggagtgagAATAGAGATaatagagataaggttggagatgtagggagcagtggagttggtgagggccttgtaagtcagagtgaggagcttgaaaaggattctgtaggggaaggagagccagtgtcactcaccggaccgtgagtgcctcttcccggacatttaggaaccgtggccgccctccatcctgagggtctgcgcatgcgcagccctttcctatacttcagtgtatgttcctttaactcaattggcagatcaggcaacactccctatattaagcacctgtggtcaacaccacgttgcctgatcttggagtctcattccctatgagtctctgaaggtgttcctgtattcctcgtgtattcagcgctgctgattcctgtggtttccaaaccacttctacctctgtggtttccaaaccacttctactactgtggttcccataccacttctaccatcaactgtatcatcgtgactgtttgctgattcctatccgctgcctccgtgc
The nucleotide sequence above comes from Mixophyes fleayi isolate aMixFle1 chromosome 6, aMixFle1.hap1, whole genome shotgun sequence. Encoded proteins:
- the LOC142160645 gene encoding uncharacterized protein LOC142160645, encoding MDSVSCAGGTFTGTDTTGYIQHTSSHFKKDAVSCEDRHQTLDAAEKLPSTSEYEKCFTDTSVLVAQQRIHTGKKSQFCSVCGKYFNRYSDLVRHHRIHTGEKPYSCSDCGKHFTFSSGLATHQRRHKKDKPYSCAECGIRFFSNSQFVVHQRSHTGEKPYSCSECGKCFSSNTGLVCHQRINLGAKPYSCSQCGKCFASNNGCIYHQRSHRGEKPYSCAECGKSFTSSSYLIIHKRIHTGEKPYSCTVCGKGFYSNQSLDRHYRFHTGHKPYSCLECGKYFASNSELVIHQRNHTEEKLHVGTEYGKCFVTKSLLVVHLRSHSGVKPYSCSECRRCFTSKSELVVHQKSHTGERPFSCSECGKCFVSKTSLAKHHVSHTEEKPFTCSGCGKSFTTNGNLVIHQISHTGDKPFSCHECVKCFARKSELTIHKRIHTGEKMNVCTECGKSCITKAHLVVHQRIHSGEKPYSCSECGKCFISSSDLIVHQRTHTGEKPFSCAKCSKCFVSNKNLAKHQIVHTGERPFPCSECGKCFTTKGNLGIHQRSHTGDKPYSCPQCGKCFVKNSDLVVHHRSHTGEKPYSCSECGKSFTTKGNLVLHQRRHTR